The Festucalex cinctus isolate MCC-2025b chromosome 16, RoL_Fcin_1.0, whole genome shotgun sequence sequence aggggggtggggggggggcattcggGGGTCCCGGCAGGTGCGGGGCTCCTTTTGCAATGCATGCCCAAATTTAGATAGACTCCTAATCCAGCCCTCTCAGGCCACTAGGCCaaattgtgtgtgcgcgcacgcaAGATGCATAGAGGCTAAATCGGGTTGCTATGGGACACCAGTAGACAGCTGAGAAGGCGAGATTCCTCAGGGCAAGCTCTCAGAGGAAGGAATGGATCGGGAGGATGACGAGAGCCCGCAAACACTCCTGCTAGCTAGCAAGCAGGGTTAGGGAATCCAGATCCAGAAAGCAAAAACCCTTCTTCTACTCAACAAGTAGAGatgagcttgtttacctgcaaGTTAAATAGAACCACCAAtcttttacaatttttattttctggaccTGGTTTTCCCCAACCCTGCtatcatgctaattgctaaagcCCGTATGACGTCAGCGTTCATACTGAAAGACCGCCCACCACCCTAGCCAAGTCACACCTGTTGCTTTCTCAAGTCTTGATATGAGGTcatgcaacccccccccccccttccaccAGCTTGACACACCTCTTAATGACGTTTACGTCACTTAGAGGAGGACTGAGGGGTTCTTGACCACCTGTGACCATTACATGCCCACCTTCTcctcaaaagcaaacaaacatcaCTGGTCGCTGCTGGACTTCCTTCCATCACAACTTCTGGATAGATCAAGATGGAGGGCGTGGGCGGGCGGGTGGTTTTGGACATTTGGGAGAGCAAGGAGGCCGGCTGGGGCAGGATGGGGAGTATTTTTAGGAGGAAGTGAAACCATCTGTTGGTGTCTCTTAGCCACTTTGGCTAATCTCGTCTGCAATGTGAAGCAAAGCATACAAACCTCCTCACCGCCCCCCCATCCCTCTCCTCGCCTTGGACACTAAATAGCTCGGGCTGTGACGTCACCCACACCTCGTTATAGACTCAGGAGCAGGTTGCAGGTGCGTTCATTAGAGTAGTGCGTGGAAGTAGTATGAGTGATGACGTAAGCGCCTAATTAGAATCCTAATTAGCCACAAATGAGGTGgtggtgtgcaaaaaaaaaaaaagagaaaaaaaaagtaagccaTCACTCCCCTTTGCAaatccctccccaaaaaaaagtcagcaaattgagttgagttgacacAAGTTTTAGGTGGACAGAGGCTGAAGGCGAGATTATATTTAGACACTCCTGGCAAGGGGGGGTCGTGGATTTGGGAGAGGGGGTAGGTTGGAGGAGGAGGGCCAAGTGAAAGACAACACTGAGAAAGTTCCAAGGCCGAAAATATCCTCACGGCCAAGGCCTGGCGCCAGGAGCACCAATAGAAAGACCTTTCCTTGGTCAACAggtttaataaaatgaaaggtgattttaaaaaattaatgtcACACACGCATATGTACATAAATAtacgtatacacacacacacacacacacaaggtggAGGCAGGTACCTTCCTCTGCTGCTTCTCCCAGGCCGGGTCGAGGAGCAGGTCGCGGTCCCAGTCATCCTCCTGTGTCATATAGGTCTGCTCGTGGTGGACGGTGTAAGTCATGTGGCTCTCGAGTGTCGTCATGGTGGCCGCTGAAAAGAGATCAACAAAGGGGGGGACACGAGCTCTCGTCCTGGGGCGCTCACGCCGTGCTCCACTCTGACCGACTGACTGCCGTGAAGCAGGAGGTGAGGGTAGGGGTTGTGGCCCAAAAACGGTGCAGGggcggagggggggggggaggctgGGCGAGCCCCCCCCTCCCCTGAAGGGCACACCCCTCACCCTCCCCAGTCCCATGTGCACCTGTTGCTGCTAATGAAGCCGCAGCGAGGAGGTGGAAGTGGTCATCAGAATACAGGAAATCAGGCAGGTCTACGGATGGGAAAGGTCACCCGACAGCAAATCCATCATCAAATTACTCAAACAAACTAGTTTGATAATTCATCGTTTCCAGATATTAACTTCAaattttcctttcatttcattttggtcGCTGTGATATCATCAGTTGTAAAGCAGAAAATGATACGATAGTTTCACttgattgtttttaaaatgatttcttGACTGCAACAAATATCTCTCTATATAGTGACAGGTGTACTAAATGCCTCTGCACTAGATGGAAGACGGTACAATTCACTTTTGCATCCATCTTGTCTTGCAACCAATTCGAATGAAGTCAGAGCTTCCTCTCTCGGCCtatgaattcaattgaattcaatATGAAAATGCACTTTCTAGATGATGGATTAATTTACTACGGGAACAAAAATGAACCTAGCAAACCCGATGTGGACTGATTGTGCCACCCTTTGCAGCAAAAACTGAAATCCATTGTTTGAAAATACAGAGTGGCACAATTGCTTTGATTGGCTCATATTGTTTGTAAGGTTTTAAAATTATGAACTGCGGGTAAGTTAGGTCATACTACATAATTTCAGATTTAAGTCCGGACTTTGATTTGGACATTCAACCAGCATTCAGTGACTTTCTGGTCGAGAATGTTACAGGTGCCAACACACATCAGTAGGTTAGCACGACTCAACTTGTCCtgttggattttgcaactaattgCTCTCCGTAACGGATGTTGCCATGCCTTCCTAACTACCAAGTAACATGTGTCACTGTTAATCTTCAAACTTCATTCCGTCCGACTGCGTTTCCAACGAACATCCATCTCAATATAAATACTAGAAAGAGTACAGTCAACCCATCCAACTATCCGAAACTGAGAGGAGCTACAAAAGACACAGGACACAAGCAGTTCTTTTTATCTCACCTTTTTATTAATTCCTTTGATAAAACAGAGCCTGTTACTAATGTGACCCTCTGTCACATTATTCAATTGTACAACACGAGtcctatcatcatcatcatcgtcgttaTTGATGCTATAGTCACCAAAAGTAACAAAGACCACACCAGCAAAGTGCTTCACACAACTGAACCTgcaccttgtgtgtgtgtgtgtggggggggggggggggggtgggggggggcatcTGCATTTGCACACAGATTATACATACATAACTAGCACTCAAGGgagaaacaaaactgaaaaaatgaACAGTGAACCCTCAAAAATCAGAAAGGAGTCACCAATACTCACCTTTGAAAGGATGGGCGCCTCCATCGTCTTAAGGTTCACGAGCATCCTAGAAGGACTGAGATGGTTGATAATCCTTCGGTTGCATCAGCCCAAACCTCCTCAAACCCCGCACACCACcagtcacgcacgcacgcacacacacacacacaccaatgtAGCAAATCCATTTCCACCGTACAGTGAACCCCCGCTATAATCCCACTTCAACTTTCTGGCTCCTGCTATATTATATGGCACATAATTTTCAAGGGATCCCTCTTCACGTTTTGAGGAAATGTAGTAGAGGCCATGCAGTGTCATATAAGAGCAAGAAGAAGAGAACGTATGCCTGAGAGTAAACTTAGCATGTATTACTGCTCCTTGTGTGTTCaagtagcagttgtttgaaAGTTTAGAATGATTGCCCGTCAATGGCATATTTCATTCGTTTAGCAATAAGAAATtcattatatatacacacatacatacatacatatatggcTTCCAAAAATCTTGTTCTTGCACTCTAAGttcttttagtcattttagCAAGCTGCTTTTTATTTCTTAACTTACATTTAACTCTTAAATGCAATTGTAATTGCATTTTAATGTTGTACTCCTCATTACATAATATGTGAAGCACATCGAACAAttaccttgtgtatgaaatgcgcTATAAATGCTGGCATTTTGCCCCTAAAATCTAGGACAGTGCAACTACAATGTTCATCTACTTGTGCCAGTGCAACCAGTCATGCTTTCTTTAAATAATGAAtattcttgaatattttttgaCAAACTTCAAAACGCAGTCAATTTATCAGGAACAAAGTGAAAATTTGTGGATTGAATATTTACTTTGCAAGTCACATTACAAGTGTGTGCCCTAATATCTTCTACTTGCGCCCCAAAAATTTCAGGTTAGTGTCCACTAAACTACTAAACTACTGTAGGTACTGGCATTCACTAAACTAACATTGCAGATGGTAAGAAAGGAGTGTAATGATACCATCTAGTGGCTGTATATAATAATTACACTACGTGACATCTATTTTCACCCAAATTCCACACACTTCCACAGCATCTTTGCAAGGAGCAACGATGAAAGTTAACTGACTCTTTTGGTGTGTCcattaataaaaaagaaaacctaACTGATCGAAACATAAGGTACACTTCCCTTGGGACTGACAATTAGAGGCAAGTCAGCTTTTGGTGATCGTCTGTAATGTCTTGATTTGTGAGTTCAAATAATGACATTGAGTGGATCGGCAAAATAAGGCAAACACAACATCGTTCACTctgtttatgcattttttgtttgttttgtttctgtctaTGGCCATATACGTTAAAAACTAGATTTTATGTTTATCCGTGGTTTTTTTGGAAGAACTGAggcttgaaattattttttttcattgcatttCAATAAGCGTAGTGGATTTTCTCTACAGTGGGGGTTGACTGTAAAGTAAATATACAATTGTTTAAAGAGATATATTGCTCCATCTTCTAATCAAATCGGTGATCAAGTATGGTTTATTTCAAACTTGCTAATCGACCCCAAAAAATATAGATGGTGTTTTCACGCATTTATGTGAGAGTGGTCAAAATATCAAAAAGTTTCATTTTGGCATGTATCCCCCACGATAACAGGGGTTCACtctacacacagacacactcaCACCTTTCCTCTGCATCTCCCTGCTATAAGAAGATGGCGAGGCGGTGGGACGATCCGGGAGGTCCCAGTCGAGAGCTCCCAACCGGTGACGGCGGCGGTGTCGGCGGGCAAAAGCACGGCTGTGTAAACGGCGGCTGGGAGGGGGCAGGGATGGGCGTGAGGGCGGCGAATGCGGCGGAAGGGGATGGACTTTTGGTTGTGTGGGGGAGAGAAGGGCCGTGCCCCCCATGATGTGAGCTAGGACTTGAGGTGGGTTCAGGCCAGGTGCCAGAGAAGAGTAgtgggttgtgtgtgtgtttgtcaagGACAAGGCAGAGTGAAAGGGAAGGGTTGtaggtctgtgtgtgtgtgtggcagggTGCggtcggggggtggggggttgtctCGGGGGGAGAGGTCAAGGGGGGCAAAAGCTTTATTTACCTCGGTGGCGAGTGACGTCACGCTAAAAAGTCATCCATGCCCACGCCGCCATCCAGGTGACCTAATTCAGTTGACACAGTTAGTGGCGGAGGCCATGGCGGGCCGCTGGCGTCATGCACGatcaacacacaaacacacccacccaagccaacccccccacccagcagagagaagaagaagaagtagaagaagcaaCATGGCCCAAGCTTTGTGTTCCTTTAGTCAGCACGAAACATCGAGAGAACGTTTATTCAAGTTTGGATACACGTGTCAAATCGGAGCATGCCCTCAATAAAACAAGACACAAAAAGTTGACACAAACTTCTACAGAGGATGCAACCACAAGATTACACTGTGACCACCATGTGGGGGACGGGTGGGGCGGGTTGCAGCAAGGCAGTCGGGTGATTGTAAGGGAAGGGGGAGTGGTGCGTGTCAATGTGCAGCTGTCAGAtcgttaattttgaaaaataagactgtttacttaaaataaaataaaatcttagcAAAAGATCTGGCATTTGGGATACAGGAAGatactgcccccccccccccccccccccccccccacacacacacacctcatcTCTACTGTAGTCACCACTGCATCATGTCTTCTATATAAAATTAACATAAACGAGCACCCCCGTCCCCAACCATGACGATCAAAAAGCACTTGTTGCGTAGGCACCGAGTCCAGCTTCTCATTCGCTAGTCAACATGCGccgcacaaaacaacaacaacaaaaaaacttgtaaagaTACTGTACGTGGTGGGGAGGTGAAATGAGGGACAAGAGGTAGGCTGCTGTATAAAAACAAGGAGAGACGAGGCAGTGGGCTTCCTGCGTTGCCATGACGACAGCAGAGAGCGGTGGGGGAGAAATCAAAAGTTTTAAGTACGTCTTGTGTGTGCTTTTACATACACGTCCCCCACCCCCATACACACGCACAACTTGCGGACCCATGGTTCTGTCCGTCACAATGCAGCCACCATGCGGCGTGTGCTTATCTGACCTTGTCACTAAAATGATTCACATTAAGGCAACAATGACACCCCTCCCCACCACCACCTCTTGAACACACATGGGAGGATGGCGAGTGGCACGGAAGCTGACTTCCTGTGGCAGGTGCGAGGAACTCAATAATAAAGGCGAAGGTGAGGCGCGAAGGCGGCTCACTACTGGCACAACAGAAAAAGGTCAAAATACACGTCTCCCAAAGTTTGGGATGTTGGCCTTTTGGGTCAAAATTTCATCATGAGCCAAAAATGCACTTTAACCTTTACAGGTCAACGTCATTTCACCTCAAGACTTTGAATAAGAAGTACAAATATAGCACCTCACAAATTACCAAGTTAACTGATAAAGCGCTTATTCGGTAATATCCCTTCCCCTGAATAAAATGATCCAAATTCTTGGAATTTCTGgctctcaacagtaaatatttgctGATTTTCCTCAGTGGAAGCAGAATAATTATaagatttaattttactttggaaagcaatgaGCAACATTTATGCTTGAAATCAGTAACTTAACTCGAATAAGTTTACGTGCATTTTGTTCACTGACAATTCAAAATAATTTCCccgtttgggggaaaaaaagatggatgggaattaaattaatttaaaaaaaaaaaatgggcagaTTTAAACAGCTTTTCTGAATTTTTCCATTCAGTTTGTTGTCGTCAAAGAGCCAATTATGCAAAAAAGTATGTGCATTTGAGAGTTCAGACAAGGTCAAATGAAGTTCACCTGTGAAGGTTTTCGTACATTTTCAAGTCATCCAACAAAAAGCTCGATATCCCTGAACTTTTTGAGGAGTAGTGTACGTCTTCACTACTGGCACGACAAGAGTGAAGGTCAAAGATGGCCGACAGGTGAGGGGCTGCACCGCATGACGAACAGAACAGCTGGTCAAGCAGGTTAATAGCCCCCCCCCAACAAACGCACACAAAACAGCCCGCTTGAGGAGGAAGGGAGCAAAAGGAGGGACGGGGCGGGGCAGGGTAAGGGTAAGGGAGGAGGGGGCAGACTATCGGAAGGGGGGCTCAGGCGTGTGAAGGGAGAGTTCGGGTCGGCGGAGGACGGACTCCTTGCGTGTGGTCGGCGGCAACGGCGGCTCATACACCCTGGGCGCGGCTATGGCGGCGGCCATGGCCGCAGCCGCGGCAGGGACCACTGGCCTGAGGGCGTCCAGCGTGGCCACGGGCTGGGCCGACATGGCGGGCACCGCCTGCATGCCCTGGATGGCGGTCATGGCGCCGGGGGAGGGGTAGGCGTACTGGAAGTGAGGGTACTGCTGCAGTTGCTGGTAGTACTCGGCGTAGTATCTGCGGAGGGCAGCGACAGACCACCATTAACAAGCCGCGCCTCGTTCCTTCTTAACGGCCAAAAACTCAATCAAGTGACTGatcattttgccatttgtagGGTTTAATCCAattgcaatttgtttttttcttcctcctcaaTATTGCGATTTTAGATGTGATTATTCTTCgtgtatttttgaaaaaacacgAGCCATGAATTCATCTGCATTGCAATATCATTTATTGTGACAATTACTGCGTTTGAAATTTGTGTTAAATACTTAAAACTTTCACTTTCAGTCTTTTAAGCGTTCACTACAGAACTTTGCAAGATTCCATCAGACATTTTGTTCCAGTTTTGTCTCGTCTGCCCATCGCCCATTGTCCCATTAGAGCCAAATTGCAgtttcacttttcttttttatcaaGTGGTGTCCTTCTTGCTCGTGTCCCATCAAGTCGACTTTGCCTCAAAATATGACGAATGGTGTCATCTGACACTGTTGTATCTTGCTGGACCTTAGAGTTCACCTTTCACTTCTTTGGCGGTAGCCAGTCTAGCTTGGCTACGATCCCGTGGATCTTAACATTTCTGAATACAGTAAGTGCAACTGTGGTCACGGCTGCATGGAGATGGCCTTGTCTCGCTTCCGCTGGTACACACCATGTCACCAAATAGCTTGTCAACTTATTTCAACATGCCTGCTTACAAGTTTGATGACACCTGTACCTTTGGTTGAACATACATTTGTGGtccaatttattttcattatcgAGGCCTGTTTCATTAATTCTTAACCCTAATTTTACTGAACCATAATTGAAAAGCAATGTCTGATTTTCATTGGTTAACTTTCACTTATGACTGCCTTTGTCAGATTCACGTTATTTCCATGAGGATGAGTATACATGATGGATTGATGCGTAGTTTTCTTTCATCAACAGGAAGATACCAACAATTTTATTTATCCATGTGCATTTCTTAAttaagagtgtgtgtgtgtgcacaacaGCGAGACTTAATGAATGTGTGTAATATGTGGCTAATAATGCTATTGGTTCAGCTTGAAGAAGGTGACAAAGACAGCTGTAAACAAGTAGTACTTACCAGATGACACCAATTTCCTCGCTCACCATTCTCCAGGTCGGCTCTTTTTTCCGTACTGTCCCAGTATTGAAAGCAGGATTTATCAAAAAGTTCCCGGCCATTGTTGTCGAACGCTGTGAGTGCCGCAGCCTATTCAGATccgcttgttttcaacattttttgcctttcAAAGGACAAGGTATGACAGCGACAAACTATCGTACACTCATTTGGACTAATGCATAAACAATtggaaaaaatgcattttgatgGCATGGGACCTTCAACGAGGGAGACCGGATTGTTCACTAAATGCAGAGCTTCCATATAACTGTCTCACCCAGCTGGACTTTTTCTTGTCCTCAtttctctgatttttttttcccaaatgtgCTATTTAATGCTACTCTTTCTATTAAATTGAATTGATATCACAGTCAAGCCTTTCTGTGTAACATCGTGTCAGGCATCTGTTCATCCAAGTACAAGAGCCTTCTTAGTTGTTTACTCCCTCCAGCTTCAAGAGCAAATGTGTAGGagagaagaacaagaagagaCAGAAGACAGATGCAGACACGTCTGGCCAAAAGGATGTCTTCATGGGCCATGACTATAAcaccgggggggaaaaaaaaagaaaaagaaaaaagaaaaaaagtttttttcacaTTGTCCAATCCCGATTATTAGAGCAATTGTTCTATATTGTTTTAAAAGTGCCAGTTTTAAAACATCTGGACTGAAAACTAAAGAAACTAGAGAATTGATTTCTAGAGAGTTTATTAAACATatgaagtatattttttttaaacaaaacaaaaaagattaacataaaaaaatatgaaaacattttttactcCACAGTACAAGAAAAGTAGAACAATATAAAATAACACAGTAAACTAGTGTACAGTCTTGAATGTTTTGGCAGGTATACAtgagcaaaaataaacaaatctgcCCCCTCTGGTATAATaaagatgtttttaaatgtcaacaTTATCATTTTGACGTTAACATCATTTGACCTTAAGAGTGAGTAGAGTATGATCGGTGCAAAAACGGCTCTCACTGCAGCCAAAGCAAATCGAATGCATGAAGCAGATTACAGTAAGACGTTTGTCAGTGTTATTGATACATCTGATCGTTTTAGCGATCGTGGTCTGAAGCCCCTTACCAAACTTTCAGGTAAACTTCACGAATTTCAGgttcaaatcaaaatcagttcTGTGGCTCCTTTTTCAAGTTTGTATTTTTGATCGGAGACGAAAATtgtggaggggggaaaaaaaaagaaagttttttATCTTCATATTTTGTGgtggattaaaaacaaataacaaaataatcagTCACCATTTCAATTGCCAATTGAAGAAGAAACGATACACAGCTTGATCGGCAACACGCCGGCAAACAAGCGGTCGTGGTCGGCGGCGGCGGGCAGACGACGTCCTACCTTGCCACGTGGTCCTCGGTCGCTTCAGACGCCGCCTCCTCGGCAGCGCGGCCGGCGGGTGTTGGGAGCAGGGAGCGCCGCGGTTTGGCCCGCTGGTAAATGAAAGGCTTCATGATGGGGTCCGGCAGGAGGGGGGCAGTCCGTCGTAGTGGGCTGCGGTCCCGTTCGGCGGGCTTGCTCACCACCGTCTGCTGCTCGGCGGCCACAACCTGCTGACCTTGAGCAAAATAATGAGCCTGCCTGGCCGCTTCAAAGATGGCCGTCGCGGGGTCGGCGGCGCCCATGGCGGTGATGTGAGCGTAGGCGGGCGACATGGCCGGTGCGACGGTGTAGGCAGGGttgaccgccgccgccgccgccgcctgcaTTTCGATCCCAGGCGTGGCTGTTAGGTAGATGGGATTGGCCATCGTCGGGGTATAGACGGGCGTCGTGTAGGCAGACGCGGCGGCGGGATTGGCCGCCACCTGGCCATAGATGTTGGGGGCGACCGAGCCGTAAACTTGAGCGGCCCCCGACGTCAGAGCGGCCTGGTTGGCCACCGAGCCGTATAGCTGACTGGCCACGTTGGCTCCGTACACCTGGCTGGCGAGGGCGCCGTAGACAGCCGGATTGACGGGGTTCCCGTCGGTGCGCGTGCCCGTGGTGATCCCGGTGAGGGCGGCGTAGGTGGGGTCAAAGGTGGACGTGTTGTACACCGAGTTGTGCACGCTCTGCTGCACTTGCAGAGGGAGGCccgcggcagcggcggcggcggcggccaggACGGCGGCCTGACTCTGGTACTGCTCCAGAGTGGGCTTCCCGACGGGACACTCACCGGCATAGTGGCCCTGCTTGCCGCAGCTGACGCACGGGATCTTGCCGGTGGGCGTCTGCTTGCTGGGCTGAACTTTGGAGAGCTCCACGGAGAGCGGCCGCCCCTTGAAGGAGGTGCCGTGAAGTGCCTCGATGGCCTGAAGTGCGTCTTCCTTGTTCTCCATGTGCACAAAGGCGTAACCTACGGAAGACGAATGCCTGCCTGTCATTGAGCGCAGGGACAACAATTAGCATCATGGCTACCACCTAACCACCAATACTGAAGCAGGATGTGGCACATGACTAGACCAGGTTGCAATATTCACTCCATTTTCAAAGTTgggaataggggtgtgaattgcctagtaactgacgattcaattcgtatcacgattcatagctcacgattcgattcgataccaattaatcccaatacgatttcataagtcgattgttgcaattttttttaaattcaaatttagaaaatactaagcagtaaacatgtacagtgtaagatttgtatgaaatgtattatttatctgaaacttcagtcttatagaggttggaatctgtttcatgtttgaacagcattgaaataaaatattaaggctaactGTTATTAATTAATAGAATGCATAGCCATTAATagaacattctttcatgcttaaggtgtgaatcctaagacgttttggtgaatatttttccatcaaatatggatgtttaaaaatcgattcggccacctattgaatcgattcgagaattgcgcgatgtaatatcgcgatacattgctgaatcgattttttttaacacccctagttgggAACTTTCCTTTGTGAATAAAACAGGGATTTAcataattgaatttaaatataGCCTGtaatagggatgtcccgataacacttttttttggcacccgagtccaaatttttcattttaagtatCTGCCGATACCGAGTCATGATGTGATACCttggcaaggaaaaaaaatgtgtattggaTTTCCCCTCAaattaatatagaaatatacatACACAGACATGTATATACAATGTGTATATGTTACCtgagcacctgttatgtattACTAGTCATATAGAGCATGCAAATCATTTGTAAAGTCTCTTAAATGTCAAATTGTTAGGCTGTTACTCTGGTGATTATTCTGTTATGAAAAGCACATTTTCATTGTTGGTGGAGGTAGAAGAAAAGGACTGTTCAATCTTCAATTATTAGCataaaagtcactgttgtgtatAAAACATCCTCACAAAAACTTCACTGCATTTTTTAGCCATAGGAAGGTGATTTGGGTGAAATCAAACATGCTAGACAGTGGATTGTCTTTTTCAAAGAGGCACGTCTAATCTTTCATTTGCTAGTTTGTGTGAATATCCTGTGAACATTGAAAGATCAGTCAGAatgctctaaaatggctggcactggtttgatttctttttttaatggttgGCATTCAAAGAGTTCAATGACGAGTAACATCATTTAGTCTGAAAATGCAACGTTTTGACCACATAACACATTCATCCTCATCATACAAggctcaaaatgtttttttctttgcggATCAGGTTTGTGAACTTGTGGGATCCATGGATGAATAAAGGGCGGGAAAGGTCAATTTTGACGCGCAAACCGATGTGAACCTGCTTGTTTCGAGCCTTGTAATACGTGAGAAGGTTTTGGACACTTTTAGTCAACACATGACGACGGCACTATCGTCACTACTAGGGGTCACCTGTCAGCTCACCTTTGACTTTGTCGCATTCCAGAACTTTGCCAAAGGTCTGAAAGAGCTGCTGGAGATCCTCGGTGGTGCACATGCCACTCAGGTTCCCCACA is a genomic window containing:
- the LOC144004335 gene encoding RNA-binding protein 4B-like isoform X4, with translation MDKGHTVKLFVGNLALDTTQEELSAIFEPYGHVVSCSVLRQFAFVHIQGEGAAERAIRELNGREFRGRNLVVEESRGRPLHSTKVFVGNLSGMCTTEDLQQLFQTFGKVLECDKVKGRHSSSVGYAFVHMENKEDALQAIEALHGTSFKGRPLSVELSKVQPSKQTPTGKIPCVSCGKQGHYAGHLDGGVGMDDFLA
- the LOC144004335 gene encoding uncharacterized protein LOC144004335 isoform X3, whose protein sequence is MDKGHTVKLFVGNLALDTTQEELSAIFEPYGHVVSCSVLRQFAFVHIQGEGAAERAIRELNGREFRGRNLVVEESRGRPLHSTKVFVGNLSGMCTTEDLQQLFQTFGKVLECDKVKGRHSSSVGYAFVHMENKEDALQAIEALHGTSFKGRPLSVELSKVQPSKQTPTGKIPCVSCGKQGHYAGQQVVAAEQQTVVSKPAERDRSPLRRTAPLLPDPIMKPFIYQRAKPRRSLLPTPAGRAAEEAASEATEDHVARYYAEYYQQLQQYPHFQYAYPSPGAMTAIQGMQAVPAMSAQPVATLDALRPVVPAAAAAMAAAIAAPRVYEPPLPPTTRKESVLRRPELSLHTPEPPFR
- the LOC144004335 gene encoding uncharacterized protein LOC144004335 isoform X1 produces the protein MDKGHTVKLFVGNLALDTTQEELSAIFEPYGHVVSCSVLRQFAFVHIQGEGAAERAIRELNGREFRGRNLVVEESRGRPLHSTKVFVGNLSGMCTTEDLQQLFQTFGKVLECDKVKGRHSSSVGYAFVHMENKEDALQAIEALHGTSFKGRPLSVELSKVQPSKQTPTGKIPCVSCGKQGHYAGECPVGKPTLEQYQSQAAVLAAAAAAAAGLPLQVQQSVHNSVYNTSTFDPTYAALTGITTGTRTDGNPVNPAVYGALASQVYGANVASQLYGSVANQAALTSGAAQVYGSVAPNIYGQVAANPAAASAYTTPVYTPTMANPIYLTATPGIEMQAAAAAAVNPAYTVAPAMSPAYAHITAMGAADPATAIFEAARQAHYFAQGQQVVAAEQQTVVSKPAERDRSPLRRTAPLLPDPIMKPFIYQRAKPRRSLLPTPAGRAAEEAASEATEDHVARYYAEYYQQLQQYPHFQYAYPSPGAMTAIQGMQAVPAMSAQPVATLDALRPVVPAAAAAMAAAIAAPRVYEPPLPPTTRKESVLRRPELSLHTPEPPFR
- the LOC144004335 gene encoding uncharacterized protein LOC144004335 isoform X2, with translation MDKGHTVKLFVGNLALDTTQEELSAIFEPYGHVVSCSVLRQFAFVHIQGEGAAERAIRELNGREFRGRNLVVEESRGRPLHSTKVFVGNLSGMCTTEDLQQLFQTFGKVLECDKVKGYAFVHMENKEDALQAIEALHGTSFKGRPLSVELSKVQPSKQTPTGKIPCVSCGKQGHYAGECPVGKPTLEQYQSQAAVLAAAAAAAAGLPLQVQQSVHNSVYNTSTFDPTYAALTGITTGTRTDGNPVNPAVYGALASQVYGANVASQLYGSVANQAALTSGAAQVYGSVAPNIYGQVAANPAAASAYTTPVYTPTMANPIYLTATPGIEMQAAAAAAVNPAYTVAPAMSPAYAHITAMGAADPATAIFEAARQAHYFAQGQQVVAAEQQTVVSKPAERDRSPLRRTAPLLPDPIMKPFIYQRAKPRRSLLPTPAGRAAEEAASEATEDHVARYYAEYYQQLQQYPHFQYAYPSPGAMTAIQGMQAVPAMSAQPVATLDALRPVVPAAAAAMAAAIAAPRVYEPPLPPTTRKESVLRRPELSLHTPEPPFR